Genomic DNA from Frondihabitans sp. PAMC 28766:
ATGCCGGAGTGTTCTAGGAACGCCTTGAGGTAGTCGTCCACTGCGGCGACGACGCGGGTCGTGAGGGTCATCATGAATACCGTGTATTCCGCGACCTCGCGCGGGTGACGGATTCTCAGCACGCCGGGCAAGTCTTTCAGCCCGGCACCGGTCAGTCGGGTGAACATGTACCGCCGGAAACGAAGACGTCGGGGGCGGGTTCCGACATTGAGATCGAGCTGTTCGGCGAGAAGACGCCATTGCTGTTGGGTGAGAAGGCGGGGCCATGTGAGGTGGCGTCGTCGGTCGTACCGGATCGGCCCAGGTTCTGCGTCGATGATGAGGGCCAGCTCGGTAAGACTGGACAGGATCGCGGTCGTTTCGGTTGGCGATCCCAGCATGGTTGGTCGGAAGACGTCTTGGATGCCAGCGATGCGCTTATCAGACATCGTTCGGGTGTTCGCGATCAGGACCGCCTGGGCGAATCCTCGTTGCAGCGCGGTCGCCGATGTCGGCGTGCCGACGTCGTTGGGTACCGTCCATTCGGGCCATAGCAGCGCTGGGATCGATTGGTCTCGGGGGCCGAACTGGCCGGGTGCCAGTTCGAAGGTGTACCCGGACAGTCGCTGTTGCTTCCGCCTTTGCATCCAAGACGAGTCTGTGGCGGCATCCGTCGTCGATCCCCAGGTGAGGCGTTGCAGAGTGGGAAGATCCGAGTCGAGAGCTCGAAGGATGCGTCCCTGCATCGGTGGTGCACTTTCCGGCCAGGATGAAAGGAGGAAGGCGGCGCTTCCGGGGCCGAATCCTCCGGATCGGGGGACGTGTCCGACGGGACGGTCGAAGGTCACCTGCCGGATGCTGCGGCGCACGCTCGGTTCGTTGTCGGTGAGCAGCCGCCAGCTCGCGGCCGTCAAGGCGGACATCGCGAAAGCGGATGCCGGCGCGGTCGTTCCGAGACGGTGTCCTGGTTCGAAGAGCCCGAGAAGGTCCGATCGTGGAGTCTGGGACAGTTCGCTGATGAGGTCGATGGCGTCCGCGCCGAGAAGGGCGATGGCGTTTGCGCGGAGATTGGTGAGCAACGGCAGGGCTTGCCCGGAAGCGATACGGGTGTTGATGTCCTGTTGAGCGGCAAGGATGGGTGAGTCCTGAGGTAGCGGGTCGTCGGTCCAGCTCTTGGACCATTCGGCGTTGCAGGGTGCACGGCGTTCTTCATCGACGGGGACGGGAGCGTGACACCGGGTGGGGTCGACCCGGCGCGGTGCCCCCATCCGCATTTCGGTCGTCGGCGTTTCGCAGAGGGTGCAGACGTCGTTGAGGATGATCCTGTGCCGTAGGCAGACGAATGTGAACGTCAGCTTCCACTCCTTCAAGAACATGCCGGGATGTTGCCTCAGACAAGCAGGGCAGTAGCGTGTTCCTGCGCCGCGGGTCCAGAGGTGGGTTTTGGCGATGTGTCCGTCGCTCGATAATCGGAGGGCGTTCTCGGAGTAGTCGGACATGGTCATGGCGTGGATGTCCTGGGGTTCCCAGTTCAAGGCGCCGGCGATCCGCTCCGCCGTGTGGTCTGACACGCGGGTTCCGGCGTACTGCAGATTCCGTCCAGCGGTGTCGACTCCGATGTTCTTACACAGGGCCAGCGGGGAAACGCCGCAGAAGTGAGCGATTCGGCCGATGAGGCTGGGGAGCCATTCGCCGGGGTGCCGGTCGACGCGGATGGAGGTGATAGCCATCGGTCAGCCCAGTCCACTTTCGTGCCAGTCGGCATCCCACGGGAACTTTCCTGCCCTCCAGACGGCGAGGCGATTCATCCGTGTCTCCTGGGCGCGGCTCTCAACGCTCAGGCGATCAAGGATGTTCTCCGTGAGGCGCTGATCTCGTGTAGACGCGGCCGCGTTCAGGCCCTTCGTCACCAGGGTTTTGAGGTGGTTCAGGTATCCGAGTGTCGACACCCAGAGGTACTCCGCGAAATGGGTGCTGAGCACTTGTTCGTCGGGGTCGTGGCCGGCGAGTCGGACGCGGGCGTCGAGGTGCTCGAGGAGGTCGAGCCACTCGTCTTGTTCGTCGGTTGTGCCGAATCCGAGTTTCGTGAATTCGATGGGGTCCCAGCGGGCGCTGGATTGGTCGGACGCCGCCATGCGCGCCTCCGTCTTCTGCCGGCGGAGAAGCCACTTGATGCTGTGGCCAGCCAAGAGCAGACGCACTCCAGAGTTGGTGATCCATTTGAGGGCGTCGTGCACGTACCGGCCGGTCTCGCCGTCGAAGTTCACGAACTGGATTTCGTCAATGATGACCAACTCTGTGCCGCACGCGGCCATGGCTTTGCCGAACGCGACCTGCGGATCGTCTCCGGCCGCCCACCCGATGGCATCACAGAGGGCGGTGAACAACTGTTTGGGGGTGCACCGGCGGTCCAGGGAGAGATAGATGACGGGACGGAAGGTGCCGTAGATGCCGTCAAAGCTGGGGAGATCTATCGCTTCGCCGCGGGCGGTACGGAGGACTCTGATGCGGCTGAGCTGACGCATCTGCGTGGCGGCAAGATCCTGGACGTACATGCTTTTGCCGGTGCCGGGTTTGCCGGTGATGACAGTGACGGTGCTGAGACCGGCGGCCGGTCCGGGACTGGAGGGGGTGGCGGCCGCAATTTGTAGGTCCGCGTCGCGGACGGATCGTGTCGCGACAAGGGGGAACGCGGCGTTCCAGAGCCCGAGGTCGTACTTGCGCATGAGTTTGTCGTCCGGGCTAAGTGCTTTTACCTGCTCGACGGTGAGGTATCCAGGGTCTTCGACACCGTCGTTGCGTGTGCGGGCGATGAACGCCCGGTCTTCATCCGTCAATGCGGCGAGGACATCGTCTGCGGTCAGGACGCTCATGCGAGGTCCTCGAAAACGTAGTCGAGGTCGTCGCTACGCTGGACCCGTTTCGGTCGACGGGTGCTGATGGCCGGGCGGGGGGCGGGTGGCGCCACAGTGAACACGACGGGTGCCGGCGCGGTGGCGGGGGGATCCTCGCTGATGACTCCGGTGTCGACCCGCCTGACGCGATCCAGGTTGAAATCGAGCATCTCCTCGTGGCGACTTCGGGCAACGCTTCTGAGCTGCTCGTTCTCCTCGTCGATCCGGTGGGCTTCGACGAGCCACTCGACAATGCGATCCTGGTACTGCTTCTTCGTGACGTGGAGATCGTCGAAACTATGCCTGACCATGTCGTTCATGTACTCGCCGAATTCGGGCGTCATGTCCGTCAGTCCGGCCCACGGGATCTTCTTCGCATGACCGTCGGGGTCGAAGCAGTAGATGTGGCGCAGGTCAGAGGGGTTGCGGTAGAACCGGTGCTTGCCCTTGATCGCAAGACCCGGGGTGGTCTTCATCCTTTTCAGCACCGGTGCGTTGTACATGAGGTCTTTGTAGGAGACTCCATCGGTGGAGATGGTGCCGGCCCAGCTGGGGAGGAACTTGATCCACTCGTTCTTCCACGGTTTCACCTCGGTGATGCCGTTTCTGTCGGCGAGGTGAACCCACATTTCGTAAGGGCTGACGTCTCGGTGGGGGTCGTCCTCGAGGGTGATTCCCTCATGGACTCGGAAGTTGTACAAGTCGACCCATCGGTCGAGGCGGCGCAGGTATTCCTGGTAGGTGACGACGGCGTCGGCTTCGGGACTCTCGCCTCGCTCGTCGACGGATCCTCCCGTGAAGCCGCGAATCAGAGCTTCGAATTTCCACTTCAGCGTCAGGAAGAACCGTTCGATCTCTGCCTTGTCGTCCGGTGACAAACGGCGCCCCGGTTCGAAGTCCATGGTGAGGCGTTCCAGCTGCGCCGTTTGGTAGAAGTTGGTGTAGTCCATCCCGTTGTCGCTTACGAGAGCCTCGGGGAAGATCGGGTGCGACACGAGGGCCCGGGGAAATTCGACGTAGGGCCGCGGAATGCGTTTCCCATAGATTTCGACATAGGTGTCCTGATCGACCATGGATGCGAAGGCGTGTGCTAGGGCCAGCCCGACCGCGAACTCGCCCGTCTTCTCAGTGAGGGAGTATCCGACGACCATTCGCGTGGCAAAGTCGATGATCATCGTCAGGACGGGCCGGAACGTGTCCTTCTTACCGCGCTGATGGGGGTCCCACAGTTCGACGTTCACGGTCGTCGTGTCGATCAACCAGACTTCGCCAGGCCGCGTGACCTTCCGCTTGTTGTAGGTCGCTTCGTTGCGGTTCTCAGCCGACCGTCTCGTCGCGGCCTTATTTTTGTAGTGCGGGTAGAGGGTGTAGATCTCCGAGCACCGGTTCCGGAACGTTTCCTGCCCGAACTTGTCGTGCGGGATGTCTGGGTGTGCGATCCGCAGGTGCCCGCGGAAGGCCTCGAAGAGGGTGCTTCCGGGCACAGTGCTTTTCGGGACCTGATCCTTCAGCCATTCGGTGAGGATGGGGACGATGCGTGGGTCGTGGTACGTGGTGTCGTTTATCCAGTAGCGACCGTGAACGAGAGCGCCCAAGCCTTTCTGGCGCAGGCGGAGACGACGAGTTATCTGTTTCCGGGCGCTGCCAACGTCGATGTTCCGCTGTGCTGCCTCCCGGAGGGCCAGTGTTCGGAGACGTTTGTTCAGCGGCACTGTCGCGGGGTCCAGCTCCGCATCCGGCCGGGTTCCTGGTGCAGCCCCCAGGGGCACGCCCGTGTCGACCAGCGCGAACAACATCCGATCGCGCGCCAAATGGCCTCCGCCGACACTGGTGAGTCGGCTCTCGAGCTCATGCAAACCGGGCTGGTCTTCCGGTGGGTTCTCCTCGCTGATGAGCGTTTGCGCGACCGTCTTGATGGACAGCGGCGGCAGCTCGTTCCCCTCCAGATCGATGAGGACGAGGTGGCCAGCAATGCGCTTAGAGACAGTGAGTCTTTGCCCCTCCCACACCAACTCCGTACCCACACCGAGGGCGATGGTCTCGCCAGTCACGGCAACCAAACCCTGGACATCGGGACGAACCGGACGGTCATGTCCGTGACCAGGCGTCGCTGCCACAGCAGCCGGCGAATCAACGTAAGCGCCAATAGGCGGGGGTAACCACGCCCGTCGAGACGGCGGGAGAGAACGTCAGCGGTGTCGCCCGGCTTCAACAGGTCGAGCACCACGGGACTCCAGGTCGCCATCGTCTCCTCCGGCACCCGGGCGCCACTGAAATTTGAGAGGTTCGTCACGGCTGCCTCCGGCATGCCAATCCACACCACATGAAACATTCCCGCCTCCGCGAGGACGTGCCGGACGACTTCGTGCCGGGCGACAGTATCGGGGTCCTGAGAGGCGTGAGGGGCTTTCACGTCGACGATCATCGGTGGCCGGCCAGGCGAGAGGAGAGCGAAGTCAGGCGTATGCGAGCCCAGCGGTCCTCCGTCTGGCCAGTCGATGCTGAAGGGCTGAGCCGCGATGTGCTGCACCTGCGGATGATGATCGGCGAGGAGGATGAACGCCCGCTCATGCCTGGACTCGGCCGGAACGAGGTGCCTCGTGGTATGAGTCCACTTCGACACCGGCTTGTTGCTCTGACCGAAACGCCTCGCAAACGTTCGCATCGGACGACAGTTGAGCAGATCCTCGACGGTGACCTGGGATGGATCTCGCTCATAGGTCGTCGCACCGTTGCGCGAAAAAATGAGCCGCGTCCCCGCGCTCAGTCCCCTGCGCTCGGGAAACGCAAGCCGCTTGGAGCTGCGAGGCCGGTTCCACGGCCGGGCCCTTCCGCCGTACTCCAATTCATGAGACGGGTACAGAGGGCGATCGACAACTGCCTGCAGTTGCAACCGTCCACCGGTCCACACCGTGTCCGCCCACGTCGCGACATCGGCAGGCACAAAGCCGTCCTGGGTGGACCACGACGGATTACTCCAGGACGCCGTCCGGCGAGACGTCCCCCCATCCACACTTGGGCTTCTCACGCCCGTTCCGAACTAGTCGACGAACGCAGCGACCTTCCAACCCACCCCAACGATCTCCAATCATCAAGGCATCCGTGAAGGCGCACCGACTCTAGATGGCTGGTGACTGCGCTGCTTTCCTGTCCCATAGAGGAACCCTAGGACAGCTCCCCCATTGTGTCCAGTTTTCCTATCGTTAATATCCATTCCGCTCGTGGACGCTGTCGCGAAGTTCGCGGGCGGTTCGAATCCAACTAGCGACCGTGGCTGCGCTTGCGCCTACCGCCTCGGCGATACGGCGCGTCGTAAGGCCTGCTTCATTGGCAGCAAGGGCCAACTCCACCCTCTCGACAGCGGTCGCACGAAGACGCTCGTCTGCGCGAAGGAGGTCAGACAGGATCAAATCCGCCTTGTCCTGATTCGGGACTACCTTCACCGGCCGGCCTACTGGCCGTTTCATGTGGGCTGTCATGCAGAAGATCCGTTCGTCGTCGAGGACGTCGGAGGGAACCTTGCTTGGAGCCCGGGCATGTGAAATAATCCGACGCAGGTTGCTCTGCTCGAATTTTTGTGCCCTGGAAAGCGGAATGTTTGTGCGACGGCGTCGGTCAATGGGGACCGCTGTTCGTCGTGCTGTCTTTCTAGCGTAACTGACAGATGTGAACGATTCCACCGGGACGAGCCAGGACTCTCCGCCTGGCACGTCGGTTCCTGGGCGAGCAGCTTTTCTTTCGTGCGGCATGGGACCGGGACGACGTGGACTCCACCTATTCCGAAGGTGAGTGACGCAGTCTTGTACGCAAACACTCGCCAAGCGCCTGCGGCAAGGGTGCCTTGTCCGCAGGCGGCCGCCCCAGTTGCGGTACGCCCTCCTGGCTGATTTCTACTCACCCGATAAGTGTGCCAAATTTGGCGCGTTTGTTGTCATTTTCGCCAGGTTTGGCGGGGCCCCTATCCGAAGTCGAATGTGGGGGATTGAAGCGTCCGTGAGGCGTTACAGTCGGCGCATGTGGTGCAGGAAACCCGCGATCGAATGGAGAGTTCGTGCGTGAACCGTCGGCCGCCGATCTCCACGCCGGGCGATGGAACCCGGAGGATTTGTCGGACTCGGCCTCCATCAACAAGCTGATTGCGGCGAGAGTGGAGGCTGCCCGAATTGACCAGGGCCTCAGCCGGGATGACGTCGCAGCAACTCTCGGTATTTCCGAACGCTCCTACATCCGGAACTTGAAGGGTGAGCGGCCGTTCAATGCCGTCCAACTCCTTCGCCTGAGCGAGCGTCTCAAGGTTTCCGTGCAGGCCCTGCTGGACCTCTCGCTCCCAACGATGTCGATTCGACAGCACCTAGCGAGTGTCTCGCGCGGACGCAAATACACGCAGCTGTCTCTGTCGATGAAACAGGCGAGCGCCTTCCTGGTGGAGTTCACCTCTGAGAGCGACACTGAAGGGTCCACCAGTCATCACGGAGAGGAAACAATCGCCGTCACGTCAGGGACGGCCCTCCTTTTCCTCGAAGGGCGAACAGTCGAGGTGGGGGAAGGGCACTCCATCCGCATTCCTCCGAATGTGCCTCATTCGATCAACCTGAAACCCGGATGCGAAACACTCGTAGTCCATTGGTATCTCGATGCTGCCGGCCAGCGGGAACATCTGCCTCGTGCAGAGGACGTCGCCCGACTCGATCGCGCCTTGAAGCGGTCTGTGCCGCGAAAGAACGCTTCACCGACCTAGTGGCCCCCGCCCGCAATAACTGACTTCAGGGAGTAGGGACCATCCCCAAGCCCTGCTCGATTCAAATGCCAATGAACTGCCTGCATCGCCGTTCGTGTCCTGATGGTCCCGGAACTGTCCTTCCCTTGCCGGCCCAGGCGCGCGAAGACACGATCGTCAGTCCCTGCCTGAAAAGCTGGCCCCGCGCACAGATGCATATTGGACGTCGCTTGGCTTTGTGCTGCTAAGACCTCCGGGTGGTTGCAGTCACGGCTCGATACCCGAACCCACCTGGTCAAGGCACACGGCGCGCAAACGAGGGGCGTGGCAGCCCGTTGGATACTTGAAGCGTCCTCGTGGTCCTCCTGAGATCCAGGCAGCGACAATGTGATGCCGGCGGCGGATAGCGCAATTTCCCCGAAGCGAATGGACAGAAGGTCCCGCACACCAAGGCCCGTCCCGCGGGCGAGGAGAATCAACGCTGAATACCCCACCGCGCTACGAGCGCCCCGGCCCCGCGTGTTAGCCATTCGCGAAAGAACGATCTGCAAATCGTGATCGCTGAAAACACGCTCACTCTCACCCGCGGTACGTCCCCGCTGTTCGTTTGTAACTAAACCCAACTCGTCAAGCAGCTGTGTGCGATCCACCCAGTGCCTTCGGCGCATCATCGACCCCTTCGAACGACTGTCAGCGAACACGAGATCGAGGAACGCATCCGCACTCGTCCTCGTCAACCGCCGACGACCCGCACCAGTCACACCCGTCGCCAGATAGGCAAGAAAGCCTGACACGTCGCGCGGGTCGAAGGGGAGCGCCCAAACAGCCTCTAAGTCCGACTCGCTGAGCTCATAGCTGTCGCGCATCCAATCGCGGAAGGCGACGAAGGACGAAACCGCCAGCCGCCCCTGAGTCAAGA
This window encodes:
- a CDS encoding DDE-type integrase/transposase/recombinase translates to MTGETIALGVGTELVWEGQRLTVSKRIAGHLVLIDLEGNELPPLSIKTVAQTLISEENPPEDQPGLHELESRLTSVGGGHLARDRMLFALVDTGVPLGAAPGTRPDAELDPATVPLNKRLRTLALREAAQRNIDVGSARKQITRRLRLRQKGLGALVHGRYWINDTTYHDPRIVPILTEWLKDQVPKSTVPGSTLFEAFRGHLRIAHPDIPHDKFGQETFRNRCSEIYTLYPHYKNKAATRRSAENRNEATYNKRKVTRPGEVWLIDTTTVNVELWDPHQRGKKDTFRPVLTMIIDFATRMVVGYSLTEKTGEFAVGLALAHAFASMVDQDTYVEIYGKRIPRPYVEFPRALVSHPIFPEALVSDNGMDYTNFYQTAQLERLTMDFEPGRRLSPDDKAEIERFFLTLKWKFEALIRGFTGGSVDERGESPEADAVVTYQEYLRRLDRWVDLYNFRVHEGITLEDDPHRDVSPYEMWVHLADRNGITEVKPWKNEWIKFLPSWAGTISTDGVSYKDLMYNAPVLKRMKTTPGLAIKGKHRFYRNPSDLRHIYCFDPDGHAKKIPWAGLTDMTPEFGEYMNDMVRHSFDDLHVTKKQYQDRIVEWLVEAHRIDEENEQLRSVARSRHEEMLDFNLDRVRRVDTGVISEDPPATAPAPVVFTVAPPAPRPAISTRRPKRVQRSDDLDYVFEDLA
- a CDS encoding TniQ family protein, with protein sequence MAITSIRVDRHPGEWLPSLIGRIAHFCGVSPLALCKNIGVDTAGRNLQYAGTRVSDHTAERIAGALNWEPQDIHAMTMSDYSENALRLSSDGHIAKTHLWTRGAGTRYCPACLRQHPGMFLKEWKLTFTFVCLRHRIILNDVCTLCETPTTEMRMGAPRRVDPTRCHAPVPVDEERRAPCNAEWSKSWTDDPLPQDSPILAAQQDINTRIASGQALPLLTNLRANAIALLGADAIDLISELSQTPRSDLLGLFEPGHRLGTTAPASAFAMSALTAASWRLLTDNEPSVRRSIRQVTFDRPVGHVPRSGGFGPGSAAFLLSSWPESAPPMQGRILRALDSDLPTLQRLTWGSTTDAATDSSWMQRRKQQRLSGYTFELAPGQFGPRDQSIPALLWPEWTVPNDVGTPTSATALQRGFAQAVLIANTRTMSDKRIAGIQDVFRPTMLGSPTETTAILSSLTELALIIDAEPGPIRYDRRRHLTWPRLLTQQQWRLLAEQLDLNVGTRPRRLRFRRYMFTRLTGAGLKDLPGVLRIRHPREVAEYTVFMMTLTTRVVAAVDDYLKAFLEHSGIHEPVTWSPPRTTSGPLTARELDDIDIAHLHSQLAGGPRSLSSLSYELGRHERHVRWAIDRYPIEDGPAPNPLDWTCTF
- a CDS encoding AAA family ATPase, whose protein sequence is MSVLTADDVLAALTDEDRAFIARTRNDGVEDPGYLTVEQVKALSPDDKLMRKYDLGLWNAAFPLVATRSVRDADLQIAAATPSSPGPAAGLSTVTVITGKPGTGKSMYVQDLAATQMRQLSRIRVLRTARGEAIDLPSFDGIYGTFRPVIYLSLDRRCTPKQLFTALCDAIGWAAGDDPQVAFGKAMAACGTELVIIDEIQFVNFDGETGRYVHDALKWITNSGVRLLLAGHSIKWLLRRQKTEARMAASDQSSARWDPIEFTKLGFGTTDEQDEWLDLLEHLDARVRLAGHDPDEQVLSTHFAEYLWVSTLGYLNHLKTLVTKGLNAAASTRDQRLTENILDRLSVESRAQETRMNRLAVWRAGKFPWDADWHESGLG
- a CDS encoding helix-turn-helix domain-containing protein; its protein translation is MREPSAADLHAGRWNPEDLSDSASINKLIAARVEAARIDQGLSRDDVAATLGISERSYIRNLKGERPFNAVQLLRLSERLKVSVQALLDLSLPTMSIRQHLASVSRGRKYTQLSLSMKQASAFLVEFTSESDTEGSTSHHGEETIAVTSGTALLFLEGRTVEVGEGHSIRIPPNVPHSINLKPGCETLVVHWYLDAAGQREHLPRAEDVARLDRALKRSVPRKNASPT